A genomic stretch from Helianthus annuus cultivar XRQ/B chromosome 1, HanXRQr2.0-SUNRISE, whole genome shotgun sequence includes:
- the LOC110911012 gene encoding malonyl CoA-acyl carrier protein transacylase, which produces QSCQLLIHFSSFNLLSTMAASSLLLPLVSLNQQLSLDSSSLKRSSSFCFGGLKHGLRRPNLDKSKVSMSVSVGYTTAIDDALFTDYKPTTAFLFPGQGAQAVGMGREALKVPAAAELYSKANEVLGFDILDVCINGPKEKLDSTVFTQPAIYVTSLAAVEILRARDGGQQIIDSVDVTCGLSLGEYTALAFARAFSFEDGLKLVKLRGQAMQVAADAAKGAMVSIIGLDSDKVQQLCDAANEEVEEAEKVQIANFLCNGNYAVSGGVKGIEVVEAKAKSFKARTTVRLAVAGAAHTRFMDPALSQLESALSATEIKTPRIPVISNVDAQPHADPETIKKILARQVTSPVQWETTVKTLLSRGLVKSYELGPGKVIAGIVKRMDKTSLVENISA; this is translated from the exons CAATCTTGTCAACTTCTCATACATTTTTCTAGTTTCAATCTTCTCTCCACAATGGCTGCATCATCTCTACTGCTTCCATTAGTTTCACTGAATCAACAGCTGTCTCTTGATTCGTCGTCGTTGAAGCGCTCATCCTCTTTTTGTTTCGGGGGCCTTAAACATGGACTTCGACGTCCTAATCTCGATAAATCTAAGGTTTCTATGAGCGTATCAGTTGGATACACCACTGCGATTGACGATGCATTGTTCACCGATTACAAGCCTACCACCGCTTTCCTTTTCCCTGGTCAG GGTGCACAAGCGGTTGGAATGGGACGGGAGGCTCTTAAGGTACCAGCTGCCGCAGAGTTGTATAGTAAGGCTAATGAAGTCTTAGG GTTTGATATATTAGACGTTTGCATTAACGGGCCAAAAGAAAAGTTGGATTCCACTGTTTTCACTCAG CCAGCTATATATGTTACTAGTCTAGCTGCAGTAGAGATACTACGTGCTCGCGACGGTGGTCAGCAGATAATCGATTCTGTTGACGTTACATGTGGATTAAGTTTAGGAGAATACACCGCTCTTGCATTTGCTCGAGCTTTTAG CTTTGAGGATGGTCTCAAGCTGGTCAAACTAAGAGGTCAAGCAATGCAG GTAGCGGCAGATGCTGCTAAAGGTGCTATGGTCAGCATTATCGGACTAGATTCAGATAAGGTGCAACAACTCTGTGATGCAGCCAATGAAGAAGTCGAGGAAGCCGAAAAAGTTCAAATTGCAAATTTCTTATGCAAT GGAAACTATGCAGTCTCAGGAGGGGTAAAAGGAATTGAAGTTGTGGAAGCAAAAGCAAAATCGTTTAAGGCTCGAACTACG GTGCGCCTTGCTGTCGCTGGGGCCGCCCACACCAGATTCATGGATCCAGCTTTATCGCAACTGGAGTCCGCTTTGTCAGCAACCGAAATCAAAACTCCAAGAATACCAGTTATATCTAATGTTGATGCACAACCACATGCTGACCCCGAGACAATCAAGAAAATCTTGGCTCGCCAG GTTACATCACCGGTTCAGTGGGAGACAACGGTAAAGACACTTTTGTCGAGGGGACTAGTCAAGAGTTACGAACTCGGACCTGGAAAG GTTATTGCCGGGATTGTTAAGAGAATGGATAAAACATCGCTAGTTGAGAACATTAGTGCGTGA
- the LOC110869213 gene encoding shewanella-like protein phosphatase 1, giving the protein MAMASLSLNSLPMQPPSQHSRKTTDAPTSTSLNYGGGTLKPIVISGHPPTFVSAPGRRIVAVGDLHGDLAKARGALELAGVLSSDGSDVWTGQETVLVQLGDILDRGEDEIAILSLLRSLQIQAKEHGGAVFQVNGNHETMNVEGDFRYVDSGAFDECSDFLEYLNDCGHDWEDAFASWCEVSESWKQERTMSHNAWGAWNLVKRQKGVIARSVLLRPGGPLALELARHPVVLKVDDWVFCHGGLLPHHVTYGIEKINNEVSKWMTNVNEDDNGSQIPFIATRGYDSVVWNRLYSRDTTDLEDYNIEQIQSILDTTLQVVGAKAMVVGHTPQTTGVNCKYNCSIWRVDVGMSSGVLDSRPEVLEIRGDKTRVIRSESDAFSELQAADYI; this is encoded by the exons ATGGCGATGGCTTCTTTATCACTCAACTCCTTACCTATGCAACCTCCTTCTCAACACTCTCGCAAAACCACTGATGCTCCAACATCAACGTCTCTAAACTACGGCGGCGGCACCTTAAAGCCCATTGTCATTTCCGGCCACCCTCCCACCTTTGTATCGGCTCCTGGTCGTCGCATCGTTGCTG TTGGGGATTTGCATGGGGACCTTGCAAAAGCAAGAGGTGCACTCGAGTTGGCTGGTGTCTTGAGTTCAGACGGTAGTGACGTGTGGACTGGCCAAGAGACG GTCTTGGTACAGCTTGGAGATATACTAGACAGGGGTGAAGATGAAATTGCCATATTATCTTTGTTGAGATCACTGCAAATTCAGGCTAAAGAACATGGCGGGGCTGTTTTTCAG GTGAACGGAAATCATGAAACTATGAACGTCGAAGGGGATTTCAGATATGTTGATTCCGGGGCGTTCGACGAATGTTCCGACTTTTTAGAATATTTAAACGATTGCGGCCATGATTGGGAAGATGCGTTTGCAAGTTGGTGTGAAGTATCCGAAAGCTGGAAACAAGAACGAACAATGTCGCATAATGCTTGGGGAGCATGGAACCTGGTAAAG CGGCAAAAGGGAGTAATTGCAAGATCGGTACTGTTAAGACCTGGTGGTCCATTGGCATTGGAACTCGCACGACATCCCGTTGTTCTTAAAGTTGACGATTGGGTGTTTTGTCACGGTGGACTTCTTCCCCATCATG TCACGTATGGCATAGAGAAGATAAACAATGAAGTATCTAAATGGATGACTAATGTTAACGAAGATGACAATGGGTCGCAAATACCCTTTATAGCTACCAGAGGCTATGATAGTGTTGTTTGGAACCGTTTATATTCTAGAGATACCACTGATTTAGAAGATTATAATATTGAACAG ATTCAGTCTATTCTTGACACCACACTTCAAGTGGTCGGTGCAAAGGCGATGGTGGTTGGACACACTCCACAAACTACAGGAGTCAATTG TAAATATAACTGTAGCATTTGGCGTGTTGATGTGGGGATGTCTAGTGGAGTTCTTGATTCAAGACCTGAG GTGTTAGAAATAAGAGGCGACAAGACGAGGGTAATAAGGAGTGAATCAGATGCATTCAGTGAACTTCAGGCTGCTGATTATATTTAG